One window from the genome of Microbulbifer sp. ALW1 encodes:
- a CDS encoding replication protein P: MASHKIPGTQLTSAQETHQSGTSSQTQTGNPQLEARKRALNEVFGLLKLSYHNQFNSAFQDVQTLNHAKRLWLESLSGFTPEQILAGAKRAIKQCEYLPTVHRMLQLCAEGEGGLPEVRAAYREACNAPSPKANQKWSHPAVYHAGRAADWFFLANNPESSAFPVFAAHYKKICERLMAGEQLPAPEQVQLEHNQGKPLSKSENAKKLAELRAQLKI; this comes from the coding sequence ATGGCAAGCCACAAGATTCCGGGCACCCAGTTAACCAGCGCACAAGAGACACATCAGTCTGGGACATCGTCACAGACACAAACTGGTAATCCACAACTGGAAGCGCGCAAGCGGGCTCTCAATGAGGTGTTCGGACTGCTGAAACTGAGTTATCACAACCAGTTCAACTCTGCATTTCAGGACGTACAAACACTGAATCACGCGAAGCGACTTTGGCTTGAGTCTCTCTCTGGCTTTACCCCGGAGCAGATACTGGCAGGTGCCAAGCGCGCTATCAAACAGTGTGAGTACCTACCTACCGTACATCGTATGCTGCAGCTGTGTGCTGAGGGTGAAGGCGGTTTGCCGGAGGTGCGCGCCGCGTATCGTGAGGCCTGCAACGCCCCCAGTCCCAAAGCCAACCAAAAGTGGAGTCACCCGGCGGTTTACCACGCCGGTCGCGCTGCGGACTGGTTCTTCCTCGCTAACAATCCCGAATCGTCGGCATTTCCGGTATTCGCTGCCCACTATAAAAAGATTTGTGAACGATTGATGGCGGGAGAGCAGTTGCCTGCACCGGAGCAGGTACAGCTGGAGCACAATCAGGGCAAACCGCTCTCCAAATCCGAAAATGCCAAAAAGTTGGCAGAATTGCGTGCACAACTGAAAATATGA
- a CDS encoding outer membrane beta-barrel protein, translated as MARLPLLLVVPLLTFAATAVKADFYSHRYGGLSIQNSEFSGLCSDASRFVSGLNRDEQSAVVDGCADNGAGLKLYGGWQWTPYMAVEADFRQTSTSELTFNVRSPELPQLNIKERIQTRMGNAYLVGHWPLNRSGLSVFGKLGGGFWLSQVDVRQRGQAIAMVRFIDGSVGPMAFPVDASFSENGSGFHWGYGAGVSYRFRDRWTVRAEWELFPEIGSNDLRGEYEVESASLGWTMHF; from the coding sequence ATGGCCCGGCTCCCTCTTCTGCTTGTGGTACCCCTTCTCACTTTTGCAGCCACCGCTGTAAAAGCGGACTTTTACTCCCACCGCTACGGCGGCCTCAGTATCCAGAACAGCGAGTTTTCTGGCCTTTGCAGTGACGCCAGCCGCTTTGTAAGCGGCTTGAATCGCGACGAGCAAAGCGCAGTGGTCGATGGCTGCGCGGATAATGGAGCAGGACTGAAGCTCTATGGAGGCTGGCAGTGGACACCGTATATGGCCGTAGAGGCGGACTTTAGGCAGACATCGACGTCGGAACTCACGTTTAACGTCAGAAGCCCTGAACTGCCCCAGCTCAATATCAAAGAGCGTATCCAGACCCGCATGGGTAATGCCTACCTGGTTGGGCATTGGCCATTAAACAGATCGGGGCTCAGTGTATTCGGAAAACTGGGTGGAGGCTTTTGGCTGAGCCAGGTTGATGTTCGTCAACGGGGACAGGCAATCGCCATGGTTCGCTTTATCGATGGCAGCGTGGGACCAATGGCGTTCCCTGTAGACGCTAGCTTCTCGGAAAACGGCAGTGGCTTTCACTGGGGATACGGCGCCGGAGTCAGCTACCGCTTCCGAGACCGCTGGACGGTAAGAGCCGAGTGGGAGCTATTTCCAGAAATTGGCAGCAATGACCTACGTGGCGAGTACGAAGTGGAATCTGCCTCCCTGGGCTGGACCATGCACTTTTAG